In a single window of the Mycobacteriales bacterium genome:
- a CDS encoding MBL fold metallo-hydrolase, which produces MLVRGFPAGSFGTNCFVVATGPGQECVVVDPGQDAVPGLDDLLREHRLQPVAVLLTHGHIDHMWSVVPVCGAHGIPAYVHPDDRALLSDPARGLSMAVGSQLFGGMTFSEPDDVVELSEAGPIELAGVRFEVDLAPGHTPGSIVFRTGDDEPVMLAGDLLFAGSIGRTDLPGGDWGQMQDSLRRVVLPLPDETVVLPGHGAATTIGRERATNPFLQELVPAPPTRGL; this is translated from the coding sequence GTGCTGGTCCGCGGGTTCCCGGCCGGCTCGTTCGGGACGAACTGCTTCGTCGTGGCGACCGGTCCCGGTCAGGAGTGCGTCGTCGTCGACCCCGGACAGGACGCCGTCCCCGGTCTCGACGACCTGCTGCGCGAGCACCGCCTCCAGCCGGTCGCGGTGCTGCTGACCCACGGCCACATCGACCACATGTGGTCGGTCGTGCCGGTCTGCGGGGCCCACGGCATCCCCGCCTACGTCCACCCCGACGACCGCGCGCTCCTGTCCGACCCGGCCCGCGGGCTGTCGATGGCGGTGGGCTCCCAGCTGTTCGGCGGGATGACCTTCAGCGAGCCCGACGACGTCGTCGAGCTGTCGGAGGCCGGGCCCATCGAGCTCGCCGGGGTCCGCTTCGAGGTCGACCTCGCGCCGGGCCACACGCCCGGGTCGATCGTCTTCCGGACCGGCGATGACGAGCCCGTCATGCTCGCCGGCGACCTGCTCTTCGCCGGCTCGATCGGTCGCACCGACCTGCCCGGCGGCGACTGGGGCCAGATGCAGGACTCACTGCGCCGCGTCGTGCTGCCGCTCCCTGACGAGACCGTCGTCCTGCCCGGTCACGGGGCAGCGACCACGATCGGCCGTGAGCGCGCGACCAACCCCTTCCTGCAGGAGCTCGTCCCCGCCCCGCCGACCCGGGGGCTGTAG
- a CDS encoding GNAT family N-acetyltransferase, translated as MAVTVLGSAAEVLVATGHDPFARGTLRRDLVTGWLGEGAVAWLGTDAEERVSYLSALGSPLAVAQLVGDLAPELRTKQRVTLPRGTAALLPAWVELQGTDWDFRWTDVAPAVRAGEERVVEVTDVDLLADFLAVANPAASVDPRAGDARRWVGVLGASGLLACAADTSGATGVGHLSGIAVAPSARGQGLGAAVTAWLTRDLLDEGCDVVTLGMYADNTGGRALYSSLGFRDEHPFTSGPLTVRSRW; from the coding sequence GTGGCGGTCACGGTGCTCGGCTCGGCGGCGGAGGTGCTCGTCGCGACCGGGCACGACCCCTTTGCGCGCGGGACCCTGCGCCGCGACCTCGTGACGGGCTGGCTCGGCGAGGGGGCGGTGGCCTGGCTCGGCACCGACGCGGAGGAGCGGGTGTCCTACCTGTCGGCGCTCGGCTCACCGCTCGCGGTCGCCCAGCTCGTCGGGGACCTCGCGCCCGAGCTGCGGACCAAGCAGCGGGTGACGCTGCCCCGCGGGACCGCCGCGCTGCTGCCCGCCTGGGTCGAGCTGCAGGGCACCGACTGGGACTTCCGCTGGACCGACGTCGCGCCTGCGGTCCGCGCCGGCGAGGAGCGGGTCGTCGAGGTCACCGACGTCGACCTGCTGGCGGACTTCCTCGCGGTCGCGAACCCTGCCGCGTCGGTGGACCCGCGCGCCGGTGACGCCCGCCGCTGGGTCGGGGTCCTCGGCGCGTCCGGGCTGCTCGCCTGCGCCGCGGACACCTCCGGCGCGACCGGCGTCGGGCACCTGTCGGGCATCGCGGTCGCGCCGTCCGCCCGCGGCCAGGGCCTCGGCGCGGCGGTGACCGCGTGGCTGACCCGGGACCTGCTCGACGAGGGCTGCGACGTGGTGACCCTCGGGATGTACGCCGACAACACCGGCGGGCGGGCGCTCTACTCGAGCCTGGGCTTCCGTGACGAGCACCCGTTCACCAGCGGCCCGCTCACCGTCCGCTCCCGCTGGTAG
- the aspS gene encoding aspartate--tRNA ligase, whose amino-acid sequence MIRTHEAGTLREEHAGQTVTLAGWVARRRDHGGVAFLDLRDRSGVAQVVVRTDAADELRNEFCVAVTGVVQVRPEGNRNDALPTGAIEVAAETVEVLSTAEPLPFPIDDHVEVGEEARLRHRYLDLRRSGPAAAMRLRSDVNRAAREVLHAEGFLEVETPTLTRSTPEGARDFLVPVRLQPGSWYALPQSPQLFKQLLMVGGLERYFQIARCYRDEDFRADRQPEFTQLDIEMSFVDQDDVIAVGEKVVRALWALIGHEIGEIPRISYAESMRRYGNDKPDLRFDLELVECTDYFAGTPFRVFQADYVGAVVMPGGAAQPRKQLDAWQEWAKQRGARGLAYVLVQEDGTLTGPVAKNLSETELAGIAAHVGAAPGDCVFFAAGETGPSRSLLAAARLEIGKRCGLIDESAWSFVWVVDAPLFEAASTAVASGDVAVGAGAWTAVHHAFTSPKPEWVDRFEESPGEALAYAYDIVCNGNEIGGGSIRIHRRDVQERVFAMMGISPEDAEEKFGFLLEAFKYGAPPHGGIALGWDRVVMLLSGSDSIRDVIAFPKTGAGYDPLTGAPTPITTQQRAEAGVDWTAPTP is encoded by the coding sequence GTGATCCGCACCCACGAGGCCGGGACGCTCCGCGAGGAGCACGCCGGCCAGACCGTCACGCTGGCCGGCTGGGTGGCGCGTCGCCGCGACCACGGCGGCGTGGCCTTCCTCGACCTGCGCGACCGCAGCGGGGTGGCCCAGGTCGTGGTCCGCACCGACGCCGCGGACGAGCTGCGCAACGAGTTCTGCGTCGCCGTCACGGGCGTCGTGCAGGTCCGGCCGGAGGGCAACCGCAACGACGCGCTGCCGACCGGCGCGATCGAGGTGGCGGCCGAGACCGTCGAGGTGCTGTCGACCGCCGAGCCGCTGCCGTTCCCGATCGACGACCACGTGGAGGTGGGGGAGGAGGCGCGGCTGCGCCACCGCTACCTCGACCTGCGTCGCTCCGGCCCGGCCGCGGCGATGCGGCTGCGCTCCGACGTCAACCGCGCCGCCCGCGAGGTCCTGCACGCCGAGGGCTTCCTCGAGGTCGAGACCCCGACGCTCACCCGCTCCACCCCCGAGGGCGCCCGCGACTTCCTGGTGCCGGTGCGCCTGCAGCCCGGCTCGTGGTACGCCCTGCCGCAGTCCCCGCAGCTGTTCAAGCAGCTGCTCATGGTCGGTGGGCTGGAGCGCTACTTCCAGATCGCCCGCTGCTACCGCGACGAGGACTTCCGCGCCGACCGGCAGCCGGAGTTCACCCAGCTCGACATCGAGATGAGCTTCGTCGACCAGGACGACGTCATCGCGGTGGGCGAGAAGGTCGTGCGGGCGCTGTGGGCGCTGATCGGCCACGAGATCGGCGAGATCCCGCGGATCTCCTACGCCGAGTCGATGCGCCGCTACGGCAACGACAAGCCCGACCTGCGCTTCGACCTCGAGCTCGTCGAGTGCACCGACTACTTCGCCGGGACGCCCTTCCGGGTCTTCCAGGCCGACTACGTCGGTGCGGTCGTCATGCCCGGTGGGGCCGCGCAGCCGCGCAAGCAGCTCGACGCCTGGCAGGAGTGGGCGAAGCAGCGCGGCGCCCGGGGTCTGGCCTACGTCCTCGTGCAGGAGGACGGCACGCTGACCGGCCCGGTCGCGAAGAACCTCTCGGAGACCGAGCTCGCCGGCATCGCCGCCCACGTCGGTGCGGCCCCCGGCGACTGCGTCTTCTTCGCCGCGGGCGAGACCGGCCCGTCGCGCTCGCTGCTCGCCGCCGCCCGCCTGGAGATCGGCAAGCGCTGCGGGCTCATCGACGAGTCGGCCTGGTCGTTCGTCTGGGTCGTCGACGCGCCGCTGTTCGAGGCCGCCTCCACGGCGGTCGCCTCCGGTGACGTGGCGGTCGGCGCCGGTGCCTGGACAGCCGTCCACCATGCCTTCACCTCGCCCAAGCCGGAGTGGGTCGACCGCTTCGAGGAGTCACCCGGCGAGGCGCTGGCCTACGCCTACGACATCGTCTGCAACGGCAACGAGATCGGTGGCGGCTCGATCCGCATCCACCGCCGCGACGTGCAGGAGCGGGTCTTCGCGATGATGGGCATCAGCCCCGAGGACGCCGAGGAGAAGTTCGGCTTCCTGCTCGAGGCCTTCAAGTACGGCGCCCCGCCGCACGGCGGCATCGCGCTGGGCTGGGACCGGGTCGTGATGCTGCTGTCGGGCTCGGACTCGATCCGCGACGTCATCGCCTTCCCCAAGACCGGTGCCGGCTACGACCCCCTCACCGGCGCCCCGACGCCCATCACGACGCAGCAGCGCGCCGAAGCCGGCGTCGACTGGACCGCCCCCACCCCCTGA
- the alaS gene encoding alanine--tRNA ligase produces the protein MRSDEIRSRFLGHFEGRGHSVVPSASLIADDPTLLLVNAGMVPFKPYFLGEQPAPWPRAASVQKCVRTLDIDEVGKTTRHGSFFQMAGNFSFGDYFKAGAIELAWELMTKSQSDGGYGLEEDKLWITVYLDDDEAYDLWRGIGVSESRIQRLGKSENFWSMGVPGPCGPCSELNYDRGEAYGEAGGPAVNGERYLELWNLVFMQYERGPGTGKDDYPILGDLPSQNIDTGMGMERMAAVLQGVDNLYEIDTSMAILTQAAALTGARYGADHASDVRLRVVTDHVRTALMLVGDGVTPGNEGRGYVLRRIVRRAVRAMRLLGAGEPVIRELTESAIGAMGPQYPELVTDSSRIHTVMAAEEASFLETLSKGATIFDAAVPAARASGGVLAGAAAFQLHDTYGFPIDLTLEMAEEQGLSVDEEGFRALMLKQRTRAKEDSRRKKVHADVSAYRSLLDLAGASEFTGYTSVSSEATVRGLLVDGEVASAAREGDDVELVLDRTPFYAEGGGQKADQGRIVLADGTVLEVGDVQRSLPDLVVHRARVVSGAVEVGASVLAEVDIERRRAISRAHTATHLVHQALRAALGEQATQAGSENNPGRFRFDFASPGAVPASALRDVEQEINEIALADLEVRAFVTTQEEARRIGAMALFGEKYGDQVRVVEVGDYARELCGGTHAARSGQLGVVKLLSEASIGSGVRRVEGLVGLDAYSFLAREQALVSQLAGLLKVPSDELPDRVAGLLEKVRDAEKELGALRAGQVLQRSGEFAAGAVDLGGVRFAGIVAPDGTPGDLVRSLALDVRGRLDGPSAVLVAAGGERVTLVAAVSPEAIARGVTAGALLRAAAEAVDGKGGGKDDVAQGGGTKPAGIPDALVRAEAHLRASLT, from the coding sequence ATGCGCTCCGACGAGATCCGCTCCCGCTTCCTCGGCCACTTCGAGGGTCGCGGGCACTCCGTCGTGCCGTCGGCCAGCCTCATCGCCGACGACCCGACGCTGCTGCTGGTCAACGCCGGCATGGTGCCGTTCAAGCCCTACTTCCTCGGCGAGCAGCCCGCCCCGTGGCCGCGCGCCGCGTCGGTGCAGAAGTGCGTGCGCACCCTCGACATCGACGAGGTCGGCAAGACGACCCGCCACGGCTCGTTCTTCCAGATGGCCGGCAACTTCAGCTTCGGCGACTACTTCAAGGCCGGCGCGATCGAGCTGGCCTGGGAGCTGATGACCAAGAGCCAGTCCGACGGGGGCTACGGCCTCGAGGAGGACAAGCTCTGGATCACCGTCTACCTCGACGACGACGAGGCCTACGACCTGTGGCGCGGCATCGGCGTCTCCGAGAGCCGCATCCAGCGCCTCGGCAAGAGCGAGAACTTCTGGTCGATGGGCGTCCCCGGGCCGTGCGGGCCCTGCTCGGAGCTCAACTACGACAGAGGAGAGGCGTACGGCGAAGCGGGCGGGCCGGCGGTCAACGGCGAGCGCTACCTCGAGCTCTGGAACCTCGTCTTCATGCAGTACGAGCGCGGGCCGGGCACGGGCAAGGACGACTACCCGATCCTCGGTGACCTCCCGAGCCAGAACATCGACACCGGCATGGGCATGGAGCGGATGGCCGCCGTGCTGCAGGGCGTCGACAACCTCTACGAGATCGACACCTCGATGGCGATCCTCACCCAGGCGGCGGCGCTGACGGGGGCGCGCTACGGCGCGGACCACGCCTCCGACGTACGCCTGCGGGTCGTCACCGACCACGTCCGCACCGCGCTGATGCTCGTCGGCGACGGCGTGACCCCCGGCAACGAGGGCCGCGGCTACGTCCTGCGGCGCATCGTGCGCCGGGCGGTCCGTGCGATGCGCCTGCTGGGCGCCGGCGAGCCGGTGATCCGCGAGCTGACCGAGTCCGCGATCGGTGCGATGGGGCCGCAGTACCCCGAGCTCGTCACCGACTCCTCGCGGATCCACACCGTGATGGCCGCGGAGGAGGCGTCGTTCCTCGAGACGCTGTCCAAGGGCGCGACCATCTTCGACGCGGCCGTCCCGGCGGCCCGTGCGTCGGGGGGCGTCCTCGCGGGGGCGGCGGCCTTCCAGCTGCACGACACCTACGGCTTCCCGATCGACCTCACGCTGGAGATGGCAGAGGAGCAGGGGCTGTCGGTCGACGAGGAGGGCTTCCGGGCCCTCATGCTCAAGCAGCGGACCCGGGCCAAGGAGGACTCCCGCCGCAAGAAGGTGCACGCCGACGTCTCGGCGTACCGCTCCCTGCTCGACCTCGCGGGCGCGTCGGAGTTCACCGGCTACACCTCGGTGTCGTCGGAGGCGACGGTGCGCGGGCTGCTCGTCGACGGTGAGGTCGCGTCTGCGGCCCGCGAGGGTGACGACGTCGAGCTGGTGCTGGACCGCACCCCCTTCTACGCCGAGGGCGGTGGGCAGAAGGCCGACCAGGGCCGGATCGTGCTCGCCGACGGCACCGTGCTCGAGGTCGGCGACGTGCAGCGCTCGCTGCCGGACCTCGTCGTGCACCGCGCCCGCGTCGTGTCCGGTGCGGTCGAGGTCGGGGCCTCGGTCCTGGCCGAGGTCGACATCGAGCGGCGCCGCGCGATCTCGCGCGCCCACACCGCGACCCACCTGGTCCACCAGGCGCTGCGCGCGGCCCTGGGGGAGCAGGCCACCCAGGCCGGATCCGAGAACAACCCCGGCCGCTTCCGCTTCGACTTCGCCTCGCCCGGCGCGGTCCCGGCCTCTGCGCTGCGCGACGTCGAGCAGGAGATCAACGAGATCGCGCTGGCCGACCTCGAGGTGCGCGCGTTCGTCACCACGCAGGAGGAGGCGCGCCGGATCGGGGCCATGGCGCTGTTCGGCGAGAAGTACGGCGACCAGGTGCGGGTCGTCGAGGTCGGTGACTACGCGCGCGAGCTGTGCGGTGGCACCCATGCGGCGCGCTCCGGTCAGCTCGGCGTCGTGAAGCTGCTCTCGGAGGCCTCGATCGGCTCCGGTGTGCGGCGTGTCGAGGGCCTCGTCGGGCTCGACGCCTACTCCTTCCTCGCCCGCGAGCAGGCACTGGTGTCGCAGCTCGCCGGGCTGCTGAAGGTCCCGTCCGACGAGCTGCCCGACCGGGTCGCCGGCCTGCTCGAGAAGGTCCGCGACGCCGAGAAGGAGCTGGGCGCGCTGCGTGCCGGTCAGGTGCTGCAGCGGTCCGGTGAGTTCGCTGCGGGCGCCGTGGACCTCGGCGGCGTGCGCTTCGCGGGCATCGTCGCGCCCGACGGCACCCCCGGTGACCTGGTCCGGTCCTTGGCGCTCGACGTCCGCGGCCGCCTCGACGGTCCGTCCGCGGTGCTCGTGGCCGCCGGAGGGGAGCGGGTCACGCTGGTCGCCGCGGTCAGCCCGGAGGCGATCGCCCGGGGTGTGACCGCGGGTGCGCTGCTGCGGGCCGCGGCCGAGGCCGTCGACGGCAAGGGTGGCGGCAAGGACGACGTCGCGCAGGGCGGCGGCACCAAGCCGGCCGGCATCCCCGACGCGCTCGTCCGCGCCGAGGCCCACCTCCGCGCGTCACTCACCTGA
- the ruvX gene encoding Holliday junction resolvase RuvX, producing the protein MTTTRPGVVLAVDVGTVRVGVAASDPDRLLASPVETVAAPGLARVAELVAERAAVVVVVGLPTSLSGRSESASADMARDYAAQLAPLVAPVPVELVDERLTTVTATAALRASGKKGKAARAVVDQAAAVALLQGYLDRRPTP; encoded by the coding sequence GTGACCACCACACGGCCGGGAGTGGTCCTGGCGGTCGACGTCGGCACCGTCCGCGTGGGCGTCGCCGCCTCCGACCCCGACCGGCTGCTCGCGTCACCGGTCGAGACCGTCGCGGCTCCCGGCCTCGCCCGGGTCGCCGAGCTCGTGGCCGAGCGCGCCGCGGTGGTCGTCGTCGTGGGCCTGCCCACCAGCCTGTCGGGCCGCTCGGAGTCCGCGAGCGCCGACATGGCCCGCGACTACGCCGCGCAGCTCGCCCCGCTGGTCGCACCCGTGCCCGTCGAGCTGGTCGACGAGCGCCTCACCACCGTCACGGCCACCGCCGCCCTGCGCGCGTCAGGCAAGAAGGGCAAGGCCGCCCGCGCCGTCGTCGACCAGGCCGCGGCGGTCGCGCTGCTGCAGGGCTACCTCGACCGACGGCCCACCCCCTGA
- a CDS encoding DUF6167 family protein: MTRRLFYVALGATVGVLVVRKAQEAAAKLTPAGMAGGLTGAIGGLGDAIRDFGAEVRAGMAEREDDLRSQLGLDGTNDLIDS; encoded by the coding sequence GTGACCCGCAGGCTGTTCTACGTCGCGCTCGGCGCGACCGTGGGCGTCCTCGTCGTGCGCAAGGCGCAGGAGGCGGCGGCCAAGCTCACGCCGGCCGGGATGGCCGGCGGGCTGACCGGCGCGATCGGGGGGCTCGGCGACGCGATCCGCGACTTCGGCGCGGAGGTCCGCGCGGGCATGGCCGAGCGCGAGGACGACCTGCGCAGCCAGCTCGGCCTCGACGGCACCAACGACCTGATCGACTCCTGA
- the hisS gene encoding histidine--tRNA ligase, producing the protein MFTAPKGTYDVLPGSAFLEVRDALLAPSVLAGYGWVEPPVFEDTALFSRGVGESTDVVSKEMFTFTDRGDRSLTLRPEGTVGVLRAALQAGLHRGQLPVKLRYAGPMFRAERPQAGRFRQFQQVGVEALGVDDPALDAEVVALAWRGYAEVGVTQARLLLTSLGDAACRPAYRDALQAFLAGLDLDAETRRRAELNPLRVLDDKRPEVQAQLADAPLISTSLCADCATHLEQVRRHLTAMGVPFEDAPRLVRGLDYYMRTTFEFVHDGLGAQSAIGGGGRYDGLSELIGGPALPGIGWALGVERTMLALEAEGVARGAAPAAQVFVVPLGSAAKDRAVLIVDALRLAGVAADLAYGDRGMKGAMKAADRSGAAYAVVLGDRDLEAGAAQVKDLRTTDQTAVPLDDVVEVLKEKLL; encoded by the coding sequence GTGTTCACCGCCCCGAAGGGCACCTACGACGTCCTGCCCGGCTCGGCCTTCCTCGAGGTCCGCGACGCGCTGCTCGCGCCCTCGGTGCTGGCCGGTTACGGCTGGGTCGAGCCGCCGGTCTTCGAGGACACTGCGCTGTTCTCCCGCGGTGTCGGGGAGTCCACCGACGTCGTCAGCAAGGAAATGTTCACCTTCACCGACCGCGGCGACCGCTCGCTGACGCTGCGGCCGGAGGGCACCGTCGGGGTCCTGCGCGCCGCGCTGCAGGCCGGCCTCCACCGCGGCCAGCTGCCGGTCAAGCTGCGCTACGCCGGGCCGATGTTCCGCGCCGAGCGCCCCCAGGCCGGCCGCTTCCGGCAGTTCCAGCAGGTCGGTGTCGAGGCGCTCGGTGTCGACGACCCGGCGCTCGACGCCGAGGTCGTTGCCCTGGCCTGGCGCGGCTACGCCGAGGTCGGCGTGACCCAGGCCCGGCTGCTGCTCACCTCGCTCGGCGACGCCGCCTGCCGACCCGCCTACCGCGACGCGCTGCAGGCCTTCCTCGCCGGGCTCGACCTCGACGCGGAGACCCGCCGCCGCGCCGAGCTCAACCCGCTGCGCGTCCTCGACGACAAGCGCCCCGAGGTCCAGGCCCAGCTCGCCGACGCGCCTCTCATCAGCACCTCGCTGTGCGCCGACTGCGCGACCCACCTCGAGCAGGTACGCCGGCACCTCACGGCGATGGGCGTCCCCTTCGAGGACGCGCCCCGGCTCGTCCGTGGGCTCGACTACTACATGCGCACGACCTTCGAGTTCGTCCACGACGGCCTCGGCGCGCAGTCCGCGATCGGTGGCGGTGGCCGCTACGACGGGCTGTCGGAGCTCATCGGCGGGCCCGCGCTGCCCGGGATCGGCTGGGCCCTCGGGGTCGAGCGCACGATGCTCGCCCTGGAGGCGGAGGGCGTCGCGCGCGGGGCCGCGCCGGCCGCGCAGGTCTTCGTCGTACCCCTGGGGTCTGCTGCCAAGGACCGCGCCGTGCTCATCGTCGACGCCTTGCGCCTGGCCGGCGTCGCGGCCGACCTCGCCTACGGCGACCGCGGCATGAAGGGCGCCATGAAGGCCGCGGACCGCAGCGGGGCGGCCTATGCCGTCGTCCTCGGCGACCGCGACCTCGAGGCCGGCGCCGCGCAGGTCAAGGACCTGCGCACCACCGACCAGACCGCCGTACCCCTCGACGACGTCGTCGAGGTCCTGAAGGAGAAGCTCCTGTGA
- a CDS encoding caspase family protein, which yields MGVRRKAAAGVALALGVTLVPAAEAKVVASPENRFAVLVGITDYRSPTKDTVGGVGDVETVRKVLLNRGWRNDRIMVLTDEQATGARIRSGMQWLVDNSRAGQTFSFFHYSGHVKQNDGHERLWPIDREFIADTTVASTLGKIRGSSWVNISGCEAGGFAESLPDSDTLFTASSGRYEKSYEHPDWKKSIWSGLVFDAGIHKGKADADGDKKVSVQEAVQYAAPIAKQMTAAQRPYGRQTPVVLGDKRSLNLAAPRV from the coding sequence GTGGGAGTACGACGCAAGGCCGCTGCCGGGGTGGCGCTCGCCCTGGGCGTGACGCTCGTGCCCGCCGCGGAGGCCAAGGTCGTCGCCTCGCCGGAGAACCGCTTCGCGGTGCTCGTCGGCATCACCGACTACCGGTCGCCCACCAAGGACACCGTGGGTGGGGTCGGTGACGTCGAGACCGTCCGCAAGGTGCTGCTCAACCGCGGCTGGCGCAACGACCGGATCATGGTCCTCACCGACGAGCAGGCCACCGGCGCCCGCATCCGCTCGGGGATGCAGTGGCTCGTCGACAACTCCCGCGCCGGCCAGACGTTCTCCTTCTTCCACTACTCCGGCCACGTGAAGCAGAACGACGGCCACGAGCGGCTCTGGCCGATCGACCGCGAGTTCATCGCCGACACCACCGTGGCGAGCACGCTGGGCAAGATCCGCGGGTCGTCGTGGGTCAACATCAGCGGCTGCGAGGCAGGCGGCTTCGCGGAGAGCCTGCCCGATTCCGACACGTTGTTCACCGCCTCGAGCGGTCGCTACGAGAAGTCCTACGAGCACCCCGACTGGAAGAAGTCGATCTGGAGCGGGCTGGTCTTCGACGCCGGCATCCACAAGGGCAAGGCCGACGCCGACGGCGACAAGAAGGTCAGCGTGCAGGAGGCGGTGCAGTACGCCGCCCCGATCGCCAAGCAGATGACCGCCGCGCAGCGCCCCTACGGCCGTCAGACCCCGGTCGTGCTCGGCGACAAGCGCTCGCTCAACCTGGCCGCACCCCGCGTCTGA
- a CDS encoding replication-associated recombination protein A: MTESLFDAAERAAEERVAPLAVRMRPRTLDEVVGQQHLLGPGQPLRRLVEGDAPLSVVLWGPPGTGKTTMALLIATQTKRRFRELSAVTAGVKDVRQVVEEAKRALGETGAQTVLFVDEVHRFSKTQQDALLPSVENRWVTLVAATTENPFFSVISPLLSRSLLLTLEPLTDDDVRAVVRRAVTDPRGLPGVTLEPDAEDFLVRLAGGDARRALTALEAAAVEPVLTLEVLERAVDRAAVRYDRDGDQHYDVISGFIKSIRGSDVDAALHYLARMLEAGEDPRFIARRLVVHASEDIGMADPSALQVAVAAAQALELIGLPEARINLAQAVIHLSLAPKSNAVIAAVDSAVADVRAGLTGTVPPYLRDAHYPGASTLGHSGYRYPHDFPGRVVAQQYAPDPVVGREYYSPGGLGVERVVSERLAGLREVLRGDRRVVPEDVATGFRPRCNPAPPRPEELGQDKEQ; encoded by the coding sequence GTGACCGAGTCCCTCTTCGACGCCGCCGAGCGCGCGGCCGAGGAGCGGGTCGCGCCGCTGGCGGTCCGGATGCGGCCGCGCACCCTCGACGAGGTCGTCGGCCAGCAGCACCTGCTCGGCCCCGGTCAGCCGCTGCGTCGGCTGGTCGAGGGCGACGCGCCGCTGTCGGTCGTGCTGTGGGGTCCGCCCGGCACCGGCAAGACCACGATGGCGCTGCTCATCGCGACCCAGACCAAGCGCCGCTTCCGGGAGCTGTCCGCGGTGACGGCGGGCGTCAAGGACGTCCGGCAGGTCGTCGAGGAGGCCAAGCGGGCGCTCGGCGAGACCGGCGCGCAGACCGTGCTGTTCGTCGACGAGGTGCACCGCTTCTCCAAGACCCAGCAGGACGCGCTGCTGCCGAGCGTCGAGAACCGCTGGGTCACCCTCGTCGCCGCCACCACCGAGAACCCCTTCTTCTCCGTCATCAGCCCGCTGCTGTCACGGTCCCTGCTGCTGACCCTCGAACCGCTCACCGACGACGACGTGCGCGCGGTCGTCCGCCGCGCCGTCACCGACCCGCGCGGTCTCCCAGGGGTCACCCTCGAGCCCGACGCGGAGGACTTCCTGGTCCGCCTCGCCGGCGGTGACGCCCGCCGTGCCCTCACCGCGCTGGAGGCGGCCGCCGTCGAGCCGGTGCTGACGCTGGAGGTCCTCGAGCGGGCCGTCGACCGGGCCGCCGTCCGCTACGACCGCGACGGCGACCAGCACTACGACGTCATCAGCGGCTTCATCAAGTCGATCCGCGGCTCCGACGTCGACGCCGCGCTGCACTACCTCGCCCGGATGCTCGAGGCGGGGGAGGACCCGCGCTTCATCGCGCGCCGCCTCGTCGTGCACGCCAGCGAGGACATCGGCATGGCCGACCCGTCCGCGCTGCAGGTCGCGGTCGCCGCCGCGCAGGCGCTGGAGCTCATCGGGCTGCCCGAGGCGCGCATCAACCTCGCGCAGGCCGTCATCCACCTCTCGCTCGCCCCGAAGTCCAACGCCGTGATCGCGGCCGTCGACAGCGCCGTCGCCGACGTGCGCGCCGGCCTCACGGGCACGGTCCCGCCGTACCTGCGTGATGCCCACTACCCGGGGGCGAGCACGCTCGGCCACTCGGGCTACCGATACCCTCACGACTTCCCGGGACGGGTCGTCGCGCAGCAGTACGCGCCCGACCCGGTCGTCGGGCGGGAGTACTACTCGCCTGGCGGTCTGGGGGTCGAGCGCGTCGTCTCCGAGCGGCTCGCCGGGCTGCGCGAGGTCCTGCGCGGAGACCGGCGGGTGGTCCCGGAGGACGTCGCGACCGGCTTCCGTCCCCGCTGCAACCCCGCACCACCCCGTCCCGAGGAGCTCGGGCAAGACAAGGAGCAGTAA
- a CDS encoding DUF948 domain-containing protein, producing the protein MVSVGDVVGLVFAIFFAILVLVLCFLLVRLTRVIDETRKLVEGITDKTVPLLGEVTTSVTHVNEELVRVDAITANVQSITANASSLTSLFAATLGSPVVKVAAFSYGVRRAAAKRSHADVEKQVRAQLKSEKTAAKAPAVPAAAKKAKKK; encoded by the coding sequence GTGGTCAGCGTCGGCGACGTCGTCGGGCTCGTGTTCGCGATCTTCTTCGCGATCCTCGTGCTCGTCCTGTGCTTCCTGCTCGTGCGCCTCACGCGCGTCATCGACGAGACCCGCAAGCTGGTCGAGGGCATCACCGACAAGACGGTGCCGCTGCTCGGTGAGGTGACGACCTCGGTGACCCACGTCAACGAGGAGCTCGTCCGCGTCGACGCGATCACGGCCAACGTCCAGTCGATCACCGCCAATGCGTCGTCGTTGACCTCGCTGTTCGCCGCGACCCTCGGCAGCCCCGTCGTCAAGGTCGCCGCCTTCTCCTACGGCGTGCGCCGGGCCGCGGCCAAGCGCTCGCACGCCGACGTCGAAAAGCAGGTGCGGGCGCAGCTGAAGAGCGAGAAGACTGCAGCCAAGGCGCCCGCGGTGCCGGCCGCTGCGAAGAAGGCGAAGAAGAAGTGA